A stretch of the Vigna radiata var. radiata cultivar VC1973A chromosome 9, Vradiata_ver6, whole genome shotgun sequence genome encodes the following:
- the LOC106773842 gene encoding LOW QUALITY PROTEIN: pentatricopeptide repeat-containing protein At5g56310-like (The sequence of the model RefSeq protein was modified relative to this genomic sequence to represent the inferred CDS: inserted 1 base in 1 codon; deleted 1 base in 1 codon) — protein MSATVILLASKIRACKCRAAALSLLQSDPSSPNSSLHAYQSSRERPTIFLYNNLIYALSSHNPTLAISLFNAIRLHGFRPDSYSFPFALKAVASSPSLRLGRQIHSQAILSGFATHPTVLTSLIHMYSSCANVSSSRKLFDAAAFKHVSLWNAMLAGYAKLGDLSNARNLFESMLKKDRDVVSWTTLISGYTHTHSPQQAITLFRTMLLHNVQPDKIAILAVLSACADLGALQLGVWIHNYIEKHKLPKIVSLYNSLIDMYAKSGDIIKARQLFESMERKTIITWTTMIAGLALHGXGKEALELFSCMEKAGIRPNEVTFITILSACSHAGLVDLGRYYFTCMRSKYGIEPKIEHYGSMVDLLGRGGYLEEAKELVRLMPSEANAAVWGSLLAASXRYGDAALAAXALRHLSVXEPQNCGNYSLLSNTYAALGRWKEAGMVRKVMRDTGMEKVAGVSFIEVNNTVYEFIAGDRLNIKFVDICHVLQSINGQLKMIDVKRESSIELY, from the exons ATGTCTGCAACGGTTATTCTCCTTGCTTCCAAGATCAGAGCATGCAAATGTAGAGCAGCTGCTTTGTCGTTGCTCCAATCTGATCCATCTTCACCAAACTCAAGCCTTCATGCTTACCAGAGCTCTCGAGAAAGACCCACCATCTTCCTCTACAACAACCTCATCTATGCTCTATCTTCACACAATCCCACTCTTGCCATTTCTCTCTTCAACGCCATTCGCCTCCATGGCTTTCGACCCGACTCTTACTCTTTTCCTTTTGCTCTCAAGGCCGTTGCTTCTTCACCTTCCCTCCGTCTCGGCCGCCAGATTCATTCTCAAGCCATTCTTTCCGGCTTCGCCACCCATCCCACTGtcctcacctccctcattcacATGTATTCCTCCTGCGCTAACGTTTCCTCTTCCCGCAAGCTATTTGATGCCGCCgctttcaaacacgtttctctCTGGAACGCTATGCTAGCCGGTTATGCCAAGCTGGGTGATCTATCCAATGCCCGCAACCTGTTTGAATCTATG CTGAAAAAGGATAGGGATGTTGTTTCATGGACTACTCTTATTTCGGGATACACGCACACTCACAGTCCTCAGCAGGCTATCACGCTTTTCCGCACTATGCTGCTCCACAACGTGCAGCCGGATAAAATTGCCATTTTGGCTGTGCTCTCTGCGTGTGCCGACTTGGGTGCTCTCCAGTTGGGAGTGTGGATTCACAACTACATTGAAAAGCATAAACTGCCTAAGATTGTATCACTTTATAACTCTCTCATAGACATGTATGCCAAATCGGGTGACATAATTAAAGCACGCCAACTGTTTGAGAGTATGGAGCGTAAAACGATTATAACCTGGACAACCATGATTGCTGGACTTGCTTTACATG CTGGGAAAGAGGCCCTCGAGCTATTTTCTTGCATGGAGAAGGCTGGAATCAGGCCAAATGAAGTGACCTTTATCACCATCCTTTCTGCTTGTAGCCATGCTGGATTGGTTGATCTGGGCCGCTATTATTTCACGTGTATGAGATCCAAATATGGAATTGAACCAAAGATAGAGCACTACGGGTCCATGGTTGATTTGCTTGGCCGTGGTGGCTATCTTGAGGAAGCAAAGGAGCTAGTTAGGTTGATGCCGTCTGAAGCCAATGCAGCTGTATGGGGATCCCTTCTNGCTGCTTCANATAGATACGGCGATGCTGCGCTGGCAGCGNAAGCTTTGCGCCATCTAAGTGTGATNGAGCCCCAGAATTGTGGGAATTATTCTCTCCTATCCAATACTTACGCTGCGCTTGGTAGGTGGAAGGAAGCTGGTATGGTGAGGAAGGTTATGCGGGATACGGGTATGGAAAAGGTGGCAGGTGTCAGTTTTATTGAGGTGAACAATACAGTNTATGAATTCATCGCGGGAGACAGATTAAACATCAAATTTGTTGACATTTGTCATGTCCTACAAAGCATAAACGGGCAACTCAAGATGATTGATGTGAAAAGGGAATCATCCATAGAACTATATTGA